A segment of the Candidatus Sysuiplasma jiujiangense genome:
CCCGTGATCCCGGTACCAAGCGCGTTCATCTTTCTTGCTTCGTCGATAATATCGCCGTCTTCATGGACGACACGCTCGTTTGCATACACAACGTCGTGGTTGGCCCTCCTGAACGAAACTGGACAGTAGAAGCAGCCTACATCGCAGACGCCGGTGACGAACAGCACCATCTTTGCTCCCCTGATGCACTGCGTGCAGCCTCTCGTGAGCGTTCCTGAATAGAGACCGTCTCCCGGTGTCTTCCTCATGACAGGGATGGTAAAATGAGGAGATATATCTACATTCACAATGCACACACGGCAGTGCTTCCACTTCCGGAAGTAAACGGAACGGCGGATGGAGGTCGGACGCGTGCTGCTGTTGCGCATCGGTTATTAGGGAAATCATCAATCCAGGGCATCATGAAGAAGGGAGTCAGATATCTCGTGAGGCTTGCCAATTCCGATCTCATCGACGTTTCCAGATACGCGATGGTAAGGGAAAGACTGCGCAGGATCCTGGAAACTGAAGAGTGCAGAATCAACAGCTCACGCATCTCAGGCACCGCAATCGAGGTTGATTATTTCGCACCCGACAGGAAAACGGCTGAAAAGTCGGCCGGCATCCTTTCCAGAATCGACAGGGTGCTGACAGTTAAGTGCCTGTCGGACGAAAACAGGGCGGATCGGAAAAGGGAGGATGTCATGGAGGAGGCAAGGGCACTGTTCAATGAGGAGAGATTCTGGGAGGTACACGAGGTCGTGGAAGGGGAATGGAAAAAGGCCGAGGGAGAGGAGAAGGAGATACTTCAGGGCATAATACTCTACGCTGCGGCGTATGTGCACCATCAGAAAAACGAAAAGGAGACAGCGCTGAGAATGCTCAGGAGGGCAGTGGAAAAACTCGGCGTTTCCTCCGACATATACTTCTGTTTTGACCTCGGGAAAATGAGGGAAATGGAACGGACAATTGCGGCAAAAAAGAACATCGAAATATTCAGACTCTGAGCGCCGGAAAGGATCCTGCCGGCAGCGAGGCAATCATGTCAGGATTTGTCACTCATTGGTTATCCAGAACGCCTGTGTGGCGGCGGATGCTGTTTTTGCATCCGGCAATTTGGATTAATAATAAATACAGCGATCCGTTTTCCACTCACTATGACGGGTAAAACAGTTGCTTTCAGTATAGCTGTTGCGCTTGTCCTGGTGATCTCCGGCGCGTTTGCTTTCGCAGTAACCGCCGTTCATCCGGCCAGCGCAGGAACAAACGCGGTTGCATATTCGCAGCAGGGCAGCGGAATTTCCTCTGCAGGCGGGACGGCATTATCCAGTTCTTCTTCATCGCCCCAGACGACGGGTTCCGGCGTGTCATCCGGCGCAGGACCATATCCCAAATCCGCTGCGGCGACTTCTCCGTACATAACGGCGGCGAAGAATGCTGGAGTGCCGCTTCAGTATGTCTACATACCGGCACCGAAAAGGGCACCGATAATCAACGGTAATGTAGTAATGCCGGGCTATGCACAGGGACCGGCACCGTTCGGTATCGGCGCATATGGAATAAGGAATGTTTCCGGAACGCTCGAGCCGTTTATGTACACGACAACTGCATTCAATTCAAGCTTCAACGCAACACAGCTGAATGCGTTTGATGTTAATTCCTTTGATCCGAACGGCCTGACTGTACAGCTCAACGCAGTCCTCACTGGAACGACTGTCGACGGTGTAACAGGCTACACATACTGGACGCAGAACGTGATGTTCTACGACAGTTATGCACATCAGTTCGAAATGGTTGACAACATATGGAATTTCAGTTCTCCCAGAGCAACTATGCCTTCTTCAACCATCTACAGCCACACCGCTTCGCAGCAAGCGTATCCTTACGCCTACATCGGCGTCGGGCCGGTAATCAATAACGTGAGCACGCCCTTTGTCGCAAACCTGTCGCTGCAGTCCGCGGTGGTCGACGGAATGAGCGCCGTTTTCTTCAACTACACATTAACGTTCACCAACTCCAGCACGGGTAAAATGCAGCAGATTGGCGGCGTCTTCGACGAAGTTCTTTTCAATTCACTCAACGGCGTCCTCGGCTATTCCGCACCCCTTCCGGTATACAGGGTTGACGGCGGAAACCTCACGCCGACCGGATACA
Coding sequences within it:
- a CDS encoding DUF309 domain-containing protein — encoded protein: MVRERLRRILETEECRINSSRISGTAIEVDYFAPDRKTAEKSAGILSRIDRVLTVKCLSDENRADRKREDVMEEARALFNEERFWEVHEVVEGEWKKAEGEEKEILQGIILYAAAYVHHQKNEKETALRMLRRAVEKLGVSSDIYFCFDLGKMREMERTIAAKKNIEIFRL